In the Nitrospirae bacterium CG2_30_53_67 genome, TTTCTCCCCGTTCCTGTGATTCTCTCCGGGCAGGTATAGACGTTCATGCGGGTTCCCCGGGCAAAGCCGATCAGGGTGATGTTCATGGCCTCGGCAATCCGGATCACCTGGTCGGTAGCCGCGGCCCGGGTGACCAGGATGGGGACCCCGCTGCGGCCGACCTTCATGATGATCTCAGAAGAAATTCTTCCGCTCGCCAGAACCGCTTTGTCGCCAGTCGGGATCCGGTTGAGAAAGCAGAACCCCAGGACCTTGTCCACGGCGTTATGCCTTCCCAGGTCTTCGGCGAAGGCCAGAAGGGATCGGCCGTCGGTCACGGCGGCGCTGTGGGTCCCTCCGGTCTTGAGGTAGGTTGAAGAGTGATGATGCAGTTCGTGCATCCGCTCCATGATCTCAACCGGGGAAAGGTCCATGCTCCCGGAGATCCGGGGTTCGCTGATGGCATCCATCACGTCGCATAGAATCGTCCCCCGTCCGCATCCTGAGGTTAACGTGATTTTTTTGACCCGGTCTTCGAGGTCAATTTCCATGCCGGTCAACTCCATGGAGATCAGGTCCTCTTGTTCTTTAAGATCCATGGAGAGAATCTGTTCCGGGGATTGGATGATCCCTTCGGAGAGAAGGAACCCTGCGGCCAGTTCCTTTCTTTGCACCGGCGTGCAAAGGAGCGTTATGAATTCCTTGCCGTTGATCTCTAAGTGGAGGGGGCGTTCCAGGGTAATTCGGTCGTTCATCTCGTTCCATGAACCCTTTTCATAACGCATGATCTTGCGTTCCGTGTAAAGCGCCGACGTTTGGTCCTGCATGGGTCTGCCTTTTCGATAGTGTGGGAAAGAGGAGTTCCCTGTGTCTCACAGCCCTTGTGTCATGGGATATTTTTTCAGAAGCTCTATAAACTTTTCCGCAGGTTGGGTGTGGAAGGACTTTTTATGGTAAATGAGACTGAAATCACGTTTAAACCGAACGTCTTTAAAGGAAAGGGCCTTGAGGACCTTGAACCGGACTTCTTTCTGAACGGCCCATCCCGACAGGATGGAGACACCCAAACCGTTTTCCACCGCCGTTTTGATCGCTTCCGTGCTCCCCAGGTACATGACGATGTTGAGCTGATCCGTATAGATCCCTGCCTTTTCCAGGGTGCTTTCAACCACCTGCCGGGTTCCGGAGCCTTCTTCACGCATGATGAACGGCTGATCTTGAATCTCATGGATGGAGATGTCTCTGCGATCCGCCCATGGATGCGTGCTGCACACGATCAGGAGGAGTTCATCCGAATCCATTTTCTCCACTTCGAGGCGCTGGTCCTTGACCTCTCCTTCCACCATGCCGAGGTCGATCTTCGCCTTGAGAAGACTGTCAATGATCGTCTGGGTATTGCCTCTCTCAAAATCGATCAGGATGTCCGGATAACTCTTTTTGAAATCCACAATGATATTGGGAAGATAATAGGTGGCCAGTGTGGTGCTCGCTCCGATCAGGAGCTTCCCTTTGACCATGCCGGTGGCTTCATTGATTTCTTTTTCGATCGCGGCATACGAGGAGAGGATCTTCTTGGCATGTTTGTAGATGATCTCCCCGGTCTTAGTCAAAGAGACGGACTTGTTGCTCCGCATAAAGAGTTTGGTTCCCAATTGTTCCTCAAGGGAACGGATCTGCAGACTGATGGCGGGCTGCGTGAGGTACATGGCCTTGGATGCCTTGGAAAAACTTTTGGTTTCGGCTACAGAGCAGAATACCTTGAGCTTATGATCGTC is a window encoding:
- a CDS encoding formate dehydrogenase family accessory protein FdhD, whose amino-acid sequence is MQDQTSALYTERKIMRYEKGSWNEMNDRITLERPLHLEINGKEFITLLCTPVQRKELAAGFLLSEGIIQSPEQILSMDLKEQEDLISMELTGMEIDLEDRVKKITLTSGCGRGTILCDVMDAISEPRISGSMDLSPVEIMERMHELHHHSSTYLKTGGTHSAAVTDGRSLLAFAEDLGRHNAVDKVLGFCFLNRIPTGDKAVLASGRISSEIIMKVGRSGVPILVTRAAATDQVIRIAEAMNITLIGFARGTRMNVYTCPERITGTGR